The DNA region GGCGTGGACGGGTTCGGTTTGGGCGTTTTGCTTGAAACCCGGCAGGTCAAAAAGATGATCTCCTCTTATGTGGGGGAAAACGCGGAATTCATGCGCCAGTACCTTAGCGGAGAGTTGGAGCTGGAATTCAACCCGCAGGGCACTTTGGCCGAGCGGATGCGCGCAGGCGGTGCCGGCATCCCGGGTTTTTATACCAAGACCGGAGTTGGCACCGTGATCGCCGAGGGCAAGGATGTGAAGGTCTTTGACGGGCAGGACTACATCATGGAGACCGGCATCGTTGCCGATCTTGCCATCGTCAAAGCATGGAAGGCCGACCCTTCGGGCAACCTTGTGTTCCGCAAAACCGCGCGCAACTTCAACCCGCCCGCCGCGACCTGCGGCAAAATTTGCGTCGCAGAGGTTGAGGAAATCGTGCCGATGGGATCGCTTGACCCGGATACAATTCACCTGCCCGGCATCTATGTGCACCGCATTGTTCAGGGTGAACACGAAAAGCGCATTGAACAGCGCACCGTCAGAAAGGCGTCTTGATCATGGCTTGGGACCGGAACCAAATGGCGGCGCGGGCCGCACAAGAGCTGCAAGACGGCTGGTATGTGAACCTCGGGATCGGGATTCCAACCTTGGTGTCCAACTACATCCCCGAGGGGATCGAGGTAACGTTGCAATCGGAAAATGGCATGCTTGGCATGGGCCCCTTCCCGATTGAAGGCGAAGAGGATGCCGATCTGATCAACGCAGGCAAGCAG from Pseudorhodobacter turbinis includes:
- a CDS encoding CoA transferase subunit A, with protein sequence MKKIYKDASSALDGVLFDGMMIAAGGFGLCGIPELLIAAIRDAGTKGLTVASNNAGVDGFGLGVLLETRQVKKMISSYVGENAEFMRQYLSGELELEFNPQGTLAERMRAGGAGIPGFYTKTGVGTVIAEGKDVKVFDGQDYIMETGIVADLAIVKAWKADPSGNLVFRKTARNFNPPAATCGKICVAEVEEIVPMGSLDPDTIHLPGIYVHRIVQGEHEKRIEQRTVRKAS